Proteins from a single region of Sneathiella aquimaris:
- the argE gene encoding acetylornithine deacetylase, translating into MTRHNSSVTLSILKDLVSFDTTSYKSNLQLIDYVHNLLSTYGIEATIIKDASDQKANLYAVIGPTDKPAVALSGHTDIVPVDGQDWTVDPFSLSIKNNRAYGRGTCDMKGFIASVLSALPALTERELKRPVAIVLSYDEEIGCTGVRPMIEDLLAKNIQIGGCIVGEPSAMKAVTAHTGKQVYRCSFNGTAMHSSLSPGGINAISYAGQVINEISRIEKILKEEKTDDTRFAYPHPTINIGMIQGGKAVNIVAEHCQFDVECRYPPGCDHRLFTDGLPHFIETRTHPLMAKEADRAGASCQKIVDYPAFTIPDDAEVVQLARRLSGSNDDIAVNYGTEAGLFKAAGFETVVCGPGDIAQAHQADEFIELEQLSLCDSFIQNLVGELVHDGGAHG; encoded by the coding sequence ATGACCAGACACAATTCAAGCGTAACTCTATCAATTCTTAAGGATCTGGTTTCCTTTGATACGACCAGTTACAAATCTAATCTCCAATTGATTGACTATGTTCACAATCTCCTTTCAACCTATGGTATTGAAGCAACGATCATAAAAGATGCGTCAGACCAAAAAGCAAATCTATACGCAGTAATCGGCCCAACCGACAAACCTGCTGTGGCACTGTCAGGGCACACGGATATTGTCCCTGTTGACGGTCAGGATTGGACCGTAGACCCCTTTTCCCTTTCAATTAAAAATAACAGGGCCTATGGCCGTGGAACGTGTGACATGAAGGGCTTCATTGCATCTGTGTTAAGCGCGTTGCCAGCCCTCACTGAGAGGGAACTGAAACGCCCTGTCGCAATTGTCCTTTCCTATGATGAAGAGATTGGGTGCACGGGCGTTCGTCCTATGATTGAGGACCTGCTGGCAAAGAACATACAAATCGGCGGCTGTATCGTCGGCGAACCGTCTGCCATGAAAGCCGTGACAGCCCATACGGGCAAGCAGGTCTACCGCTGTTCTTTTAACGGGACCGCCATGCATTCTTCATTATCACCGGGCGGCATCAATGCAATTTCATATGCAGGGCAGGTCATCAACGAGATCAGCCGTATTGAAAAAATTCTTAAGGAAGAAAAAACCGACGACACCCGGTTTGCCTATCCCCATCCCACCATCAATATCGGAATGATTCAAGGCGGGAAAGCTGTCAATATTGTTGCCGAGCATTGTCAGTTTGATGTGGAATGCCGCTATCCGCCTGGGTGCGACCATCGCTTGTTTACCGATGGCCTGCCTCATTTCATCGAAACACGCACGCATCCTTTAATGGCGAAAGAAGCCGATCGGGCAGGTGCATCCTGCCAAAAAATCGTCGATTATCCAGCGTTCACAATTCCGGACGATGCTGAAGTTGTCCAACTTGCCCGGCGACTTTCTGGCTCGAACGATGATATCGCTGTGAATTACGGCACCGAAGCCGGACTGTTTAAGGCCGCCGGTTTTGAAACTGTCGTCTGTGGTCCTGGCGACATAGCGCAGGCTCATCAGGCAGACGAATTTATCGAATTAGAGCAGCTTTCATTGTGCGACAGCTTCATCCAAAACCTGGTCGGAGAACTGGTTCATGATGGAGGGGCTCATGGTTGA
- a CDS encoding penicillin acylase family protein, translating to MGWNSAATASYKVSRDEFGVPAIETDDTLEMWFSYGFMQARDRLLQLEILRQEAYGNLLTDEKFLAESDTLVSRQTRNWRRKHLFPDLRNTLKQELSDLPGGYGMQEKLTCFAKGIEAFKSLLLPTSAQQDDLSADCITSENLSNLLVAEFGPDKQVPPQEVAFLNGKFQSVLFGKDEKKHADFYTPWSAIDSMALFQLRVMHEFSLRNTEMKNLTLLKSLIDQNNQNTQVAVQKFNSVKWALLETAKTTLPTTADHVEIAAKQRRQYHQALIENTRVIGKGYSINGCEIQNPETLNGRLEEAVRLASHKTEAPFAMNASNWWVISQENSGNINSLLYNGPQVPAPDPSHTYQVSLTSNQEDDPFRFSGSGFVGTLNFWQGHNETMAFGLTAGNADVSDVFCVSLERKRSDENWSFQGHPFLPILEGNDLKEFQKVASTYQRLFKKELQNIYTLGNTGWPVLTVDENAGGKTATAYILRYNWQGLTAKTIQNWLKATQAKNLNEWNRSLDGVAGNFNLSAAHKDGSIGYRLVGALPQKKGTSFKSHDPKEWQYYPDYDPRLPAPFSPFDGWENDGGWILHGKYNPVTTFHKLSLDQDQAPTASNARIQYIANWNQKPFINMPDTDLDYDSYTPYDRVFILEQEMQGRAEPWTLEALLDFNGRLQRMDVNYFAFKPFLTYLEVQSQRLDEQTIKAISLINSWNGMRGNYRGNDLRGLHKGHVLFYHWLESLNRHIAARLSDDNLDVSLAESDTFLLGLHEEKKDDGDADPSKIQKENLKKWSKTFIGQLEAGQMKLKQPKLNHPGTEIPTIETSHNIHLASRIILQSLHAAFADERLTISGMSEFPEFSYDKYQFFLLKDAADAKSVMQSALSYALKKTAEDWPEYDSPSAYMERESATYTGLTKTLGAKDTQIGFRPEALNTRHFRNRGAFNMGAALGWYGVDAKNISSPGIREYRNAPGAGHPTPGNGIETDNSVNQLPLYQENDYRDMK from the coding sequence ATGGGCTGGAATTCCGCCGCGACAGCATCCTACAAAGTCTCCCGAGATGAATTTGGTGTCCCGGCGATTGAAACTGACGACACATTGGAAATGTGGTTCTCTTATGGTTTCATGCAGGCACGCGATCGCCTGCTTCAACTTGAAATTCTAAGACAGGAAGCCTACGGAAATCTGCTTACGGATGAAAAATTTCTGGCAGAATCCGATACACTGGTTAGCCGGCAAACGCGCAACTGGCGCAGAAAACATTTATTTCCAGACTTACGCAACACTTTAAAGCAGGAACTCTCAGATCTGCCCGGTGGCTATGGAATGCAGGAAAAGCTGACCTGTTTTGCCAAGGGCATCGAAGCTTTCAAATCCCTTCTGTTACCTACAAGCGCCCAACAGGATGATCTCAGTGCAGATTGTATTACGTCAGAGAACCTCAGCAACCTGCTCGTCGCGGAGTTTGGTCCGGACAAACAAGTACCGCCCCAAGAGGTGGCGTTTTTAAACGGCAAATTCCAGTCAGTATTGTTTGGAAAAGACGAAAAAAAACATGCCGATTTTTATACCCCCTGGTCAGCGATCGACAGCATGGCACTTTTCCAGCTTCGGGTAATGCATGAATTTTCACTTCGTAACACCGAGATGAAAAACCTCACTTTGCTAAAGTCTCTTATCGACCAGAACAATCAAAATACGCAGGTTGCGGTTCAAAAGTTCAACTCTGTGAAGTGGGCCCTTCTTGAAACAGCAAAGACAACCCTGCCGACAACCGCTGATCATGTTGAGATAGCAGCGAAGCAGAGGCGCCAGTATCATCAGGCGCTAATTGAAAACACCCGGGTGATTGGCAAAGGCTATTCGATAAATGGCTGTGAAATTCAAAATCCGGAAACTTTAAATGGTCGGCTTGAGGAAGCCGTAAGATTGGCTTCTCATAAGACCGAAGCGCCCTTTGCCATGAACGCGAGCAACTGGTGGGTCATTTCTCAGGAAAACTCCGGTAATATAAACAGCCTCCTGTATAACGGGCCCCAAGTACCGGCACCAGATCCAAGCCACACCTATCAAGTCTCGTTGACCAGCAATCAGGAAGATGATCCGTTTCGATTTTCCGGAAGCGGTTTTGTCGGGACATTGAATTTTTGGCAGGGTCACAACGAGACAATGGCGTTTGGTTTGACAGCAGGAAACGCAGACGTTTCAGATGTCTTCTGTGTGTCACTTGAAAGAAAGAGAAGCGATGAAAACTGGTCTTTTCAAGGACATCCCTTCCTTCCAATTCTGGAAGGAAACGACCTCAAAGAATTCCAAAAGGTCGCCAGTACATATCAGAGGTTGTTTAAAAAGGAACTGCAAAATATTTACACACTCGGGAATACAGGCTGGCCCGTTCTTACGGTCGATGAAAATGCTGGTGGGAAAACCGCAACGGCATACATTCTACGTTATAACTGGCAAGGGCTTACCGCAAAAACAATCCAAAATTGGTTAAAAGCGACACAGGCGAAAAACCTCAACGAGTGGAACCGTTCTCTAGATGGTGTCGCTGGCAATTTCAACCTGTCTGCCGCCCACAAGGATGGTAGCATCGGATATCGGCTTGTCGGTGCGCTTCCCCAAAAAAAAGGGACATCCTTCAAGAGCCACGATCCGAAAGAATGGCAATATTATCCAGACTACGATCCGCGCCTGCCCGCACCGTTTTCGCCCTTTGATGGTTGGGAAAATGATGGCGGCTGGATCCTGCATGGGAAATATAATCCCGTAACGACGTTCCATAAGCTTTCATTGGATCAGGATCAAGCTCCGACAGCAAGCAACGCGCGTATTCAGTATATTGCCAACTGGAACCAAAAGCCGTTTATCAATATGCCGGACACGGATCTGGATTACGACAGCTACACGCCCTACGATCGCGTCTTCATTCTGGAGCAGGAAATGCAGGGCCGGGCGGAGCCATGGACGTTGGAAGCATTATTGGATTTTAACGGCCGCTTACAACGGATGGACGTCAATTACTTTGCGTTCAAACCATTTCTTACATACCTTGAGGTTCAATCGCAAAGGCTTGATGAACAGACAATAAAGGCGATCAGTCTTATCAATAGCTGGAACGGGATGAGAGGTAACTATCGCGGCAACGATTTACGGGGCCTGCATAAAGGTCATGTTCTTTTTTACCATTGGCTGGAAAGCCTGAACCGGCATATCGCCGCAAGACTTTCTGATGACAACCTTGATGTTAGCCTGGCTGAAAGCGATACCTTTCTCTTAGGTCTTCATGAAGAGAAAAAGGACGACGGTGATGCGGATCCCTCAAAAATTCAAAAGGAAAACCTGAAAAAGTGGTCGAAAACTTTTATAGGCCAGCTTGAAGCGGGCCAGATGAAATTGAAACAACCCAAACTCAATCATCCTGGCACGGAAATTCCAACAATTGAAACCAGTCATAATATTCATCTGGCAAGCCGGATTATTCTTCAAAGCCTGCACGCGGCCTTTGCCGATGAACGCTTGACGATATCCGGCATGAGTGAATTCCCGGAATTCTCATATGACAAATATCAGTTCTTTCTCTTGAAAGACGCCGCCGATGCCAAGTCAGTTATGCAGTCTGCCTTGTCGTATGCATTGAAAAAAACGGCCGAAGACTGGCCTGAGTATGATAGCCCTTCGGCCTATATGGAACGCGAATCTGCTACCTATACAGGCCTAACGAAAACGCTGGGGGCCAAGGATACCCAAATCGGTTTTAGACCTGAAGCCCTTAACACCCGGCATTTCCGAAACCGGGGAGCCTTCAACATGGGGGCCGCGCTGGGTTGGTATGGCGTCGACGCAAAGAATATCAGTTCACCCGGCATTCGTGAATATCGCAATGCGCCGGGAGCAGGTCATCCAACGCCTGGTAATGGAATTGAAACCGACAATAGCGTCAATCAGCTCCCGCTCTATCAGGAAAATGACTATCGGGATATGAAATAA
- a CDS encoding LysR substrate-binding domain-containing protein, which yields MAESLPPLNALRSFEMAGRHLNIARAAQELGVSSGAISQQVHALEKWIGCRLFQRSNRGLSFTEAGQLYFEAISKAMDEIRGATRSVGRPEIRKNLIISVTASFAMKFLLPRLTDFRSLWPDLDISVSTVELVNEFNPSDGDVGIRYGHAHQANMWTREILRDELMLVASATLQGVDGRPLSLENFTDFPLLMDKHPSVIQDYPSWQEFLKNQGVEDTSHLNLREFSQQWMVIEAAINGEGVALAKKCLVHTDIASGKLVAIGAQQLSLNSGYYLLTLPENANDPIIKSFYRWIEKTVAAL from the coding sequence GTGGCTGAGTCTCTACCCCCCCTAAATGCGTTGCGTTCGTTCGAAATGGCCGGACGGCATTTGAATATTGCCCGAGCGGCACAAGAATTAGGGGTGTCCTCTGGTGCGATCAGTCAGCAGGTGCATGCGCTGGAAAAATGGATTGGCTGTCGTTTATTCCAACGCAGTAACCGGGGGCTGTCTTTCACAGAGGCCGGTCAACTGTATTTTGAAGCAATCTCAAAGGCGATGGATGAAATTCGGGGTGCCACCCGTTCGGTGGGACGGCCTGAGATCCGGAAAAACCTGATCATCTCGGTAACGGCATCTTTTGCGATGAAGTTTCTACTCCCTCGGCTAACCGACTTTCGTTCCTTGTGGCCCGATTTGGATATTTCTGTATCAACAGTCGAATTAGTGAATGAATTCAATCCTTCCGATGGTGATGTGGGCATTCGGTATGGGCATGCCCATCAGGCTAATATGTGGACACGAGAAATCCTACGGGACGAACTTATGCTGGTGGCCTCCGCTACTTTGCAGGGAGTGGATGGTCGCCCGCTGTCGCTTGAAAACTTTACCGATTTTCCGTTGCTCATGGATAAACACCCTTCTGTTATTCAGGATTATCCCTCCTGGCAGGAGTTTTTGAAAAATCAGGGTGTTGAGGATACAAGCCATTTGAACTTGAGAGAATTCTCTCAGCAGTGGATGGTCATTGAAGCGGCGATAAATGGTGAAGGTGTTGCTCTTGCCAAAAAGTGTCTGGTGCATACTGATATTGCATCAGGAAAACTGGTTGCCATTGGTGCTCAGCAGTTATCCCTCAATTCCGGGTACTATTTACTGACACTTCCGGAAAATGCGAACGATCCTATTATAAAAAGTTTTTATCGTTGGATCGAGAAAACAGTCGCAGCTTTGTAA
- a CDS encoding RHS repeat-associated core domain-containing protein produces MKRTETLPCRFKALIKAMLLSAGLSCLVMGTGVYANTTQTVTAETILDFEPSLIGKKLDEELSLILKLRPHIKLPPEQGSTLEREDAQFYVTVDRYRGMPEARFPIGIAPGTNGLQPDLKIRIAKSEVDQNAGFEVALTHPESITQCGQGGKYCLGNVPLIPVTGAKSGTLYSLPNDPRILLQKSDVGFLLKDGNGLRQYYTAPTMDTLETGPWEINTIFDRFENFVLYRYDAKTGAISTIYYGQDKAEKRNLRAVHLTYDDKNPERLIGLTSSVAEKLVRAYQLTYSRSGMLSTLSECAQGEGKSLSCFAPYEFSWTKEGGLLSAVQNGRGGETEFTYGKTKSGPVLSSLVLKDQGRFMGVENYLFEKPQIKEGKRVGFGLAKSYPADGGIGSLTEFGEGETAGILVKETVADVTFEDGDPAPVFQPLSDETYVYAPHKAAHVTSTLLKETIAQQYNPSGQITTMLTHKRKYDAKGRIVSITTEEGEHSFTYLDQVALRPVAEDAGNLLVSRQFKSAETSEVSTKEWAYRFDGDLLTGSTITGTRAGQVLENKTSSQELDRHGNIIVARQGNTETRIKYDDAFKTFPVSVEMQEGKTLTSAFLEYDAGTGRVIKEVLPNGSRTQLILDAAGLEVGQRVDIADPRKASSSKVSIVKEVTKETLANGYLRVLNNVKMFSEDDQLLLTKRAEKVTDSLGRVVKISGQEIGPDGTQRSESYLENAYSPQGQVTRVMDEAGRFQEITYNREGKIIREVKEGYGDTSFDYNKQGLVSEISRADETLFLEYDDQNRLKRKTLPNRKFYEFTYSNQHPQKIGKAILPEGHEVEFLYSTKGLVTEKTVRFPVSDEEFLSFTLLYDYQNDQLKTVTYPDGSKISYTYEGSRLARINWLEQAPDGWGRLDKPIIEYRPEISEDGTKKLSRFLGNEVVETYQWGNDGKITEIVTYRGEQDPEQVFSRLAYDFKPGTDLVSEENRYLKERKTVRHAKRDYTYTEDQRLKTYKDTIDGRVVARQSFDRFNHRTEIRQRDPESVNVSGQETGINYDKFGNINQLTRRGEVREFLFDIENNLLKSNLRSGGVSAVTEFVYDHTGQRLEKRAEEGSTTFYVDPFYEVSLLDEGRMQATRYVWDYMGRVAAFTKILEEDDFAGFAPASGNETHGTFQHQLSTLIDKAIAAGSSHLNTGLMMLLGIFSIAIFSLAVFERVTDRSNRVVFPMSSSRRNPAMTIVSSFVMASFLMAILTPAAHAALEGGDGTPKAAHSVYFHYDIRGSVISVSDEAGHQTASVFYHPYGMIQDNGLTGGNNNFRFKFAGLEYDTETQLINGGARLLDPTIGKYLSIDPARATKDAYAYTSGDPVNFVDRDGRMESPTYAMDIEAGRSALPSRPDPILQGVELEVKSNASDGSLEEQAMADPQIVRLREVSLSDDGGDVLPAPENWVRYPSFWSWTFGILPGAQAPEVGPAPVGDEPDAQDKAAYDRIAQSGYMQGWTRTGGYLQSLLGSALLAWWFPTSYTFSDGNVVTPGFFKDLGLYAMTVTAFSAYGKGYTANEAYYWKGIAERGATSKDYLSASLRRMFWKVSVQLVAFTAITYLARWARGFPMVSDGMNDFGEEIGWRLLRTFVFSFLGSAALLPYYLMTKAPNPTYDQNMTEEDLAAMPWWRRTIIKASIAYRKFNARGGFFARHFEPGSWNARLQSLWYPAYVMQMYAWYLVGSAGYYGGLAAIFPALPNHDWADFRTAWLRNLALIILAPAASPLAYINAWSRKSFTIIKQRSSANPRTSGFWFRALGPVQGLRLAKFDDRAFLPTDEWMAILRQHEVQWDGQYGHSDAGSDAEVSSDGGQGPGVERSGENSESESVTQPVSESRHSSEWSDRAEGPAIERPSVPGTID; encoded by the coding sequence ATGAAACGAACGGAAACTCTGCCCTGCAGATTTAAAGCTCTGATCAAGGCAATGCTGTTGTCAGCTGGCCTTTCCTGTCTGGTGATGGGTACTGGGGTTTATGCAAACACAACCCAAACGGTGACTGCCGAAACAATTTTGGATTTTGAACCCAGTCTCATCGGAAAAAAGCTTGATGAAGAACTCTCGCTGATCTTAAAACTTCGCCCACACATTAAATTACCGCCTGAACAAGGCTCTACCCTTGAGCGAGAAGACGCCCAGTTTTATGTGACTGTCGACCGGTATCGTGGAATGCCAGAAGCTCGTTTTCCAATCGGTATCGCACCGGGCACCAACGGCCTGCAACCGGATCTAAAGATCCGTATTGCGAAATCCGAAGTCGATCAGAACGCCGGATTTGAAGTTGCACTGACCCATCCTGAAAGCATTACTCAGTGTGGTCAGGGGGGAAAATACTGTCTTGGCAACGTGCCATTGATACCAGTAACCGGGGCGAAGTCTGGGACTTTGTATTCTTTACCCAATGATCCGCGTATTCTCTTGCAGAAATCTGATGTGGGTTTTCTGCTGAAGGATGGGAATGGGCTGCGTCAATATTATACGGCACCAACTATGGATACGCTGGAAACAGGGCCGTGGGAAATTAACACTATTTTTGACCGGTTTGAAAATTTTGTTTTATACCGGTATGACGCAAAAACAGGTGCCATCAGTACAATTTACTATGGTCAGGATAAGGCCGAAAAGCGGAACCTGCGTGCGGTTCATTTAACCTATGATGACAAAAATCCAGAGCGGCTTATTGGCCTTACAAGTTCTGTCGCTGAAAAACTGGTGCGGGCCTATCAATTGACATATTCCCGGTCAGGGATGCTTTCCACACTCAGTGAATGCGCCCAGGGAGAAGGTAAATCGCTTTCTTGCTTCGCGCCTTATGAATTTTCCTGGACCAAAGAAGGGGGCCTTTTGTCAGCCGTTCAAAATGGCCGGGGCGGGGAAACAGAGTTTACTTATGGCAAAACCAAGTCCGGCCCAGTTCTTTCTTCCCTTGTTCTGAAAGATCAGGGACGTTTTATGGGGGTAGAAAATTATCTGTTTGAAAAGCCTCAGATTAAGGAGGGAAAAAGAGTAGGGTTTGGTTTGGCCAAAAGCTATCCGGCTGATGGCGGGATTGGGTCCTTAACGGAGTTTGGAGAAGGGGAAACTGCGGGCATACTTGTGAAAGAAACAGTTGCTGATGTTACTTTTGAAGACGGTGACCCAGCCCCTGTTTTCCAGCCCTTATCTGATGAAACTTATGTCTATGCACCGCACAAAGCGGCACATGTAACCAGTACACTCCTGAAGGAAACGATTGCGCAGCAATACAATCCGTCAGGGCAGATAACAACGATGCTTACTCACAAACGTAAGTATGATGCCAAAGGCAGGATCGTTTCAATCACGACAGAGGAGGGAGAGCATTCTTTCACCTATCTGGATCAGGTCGCACTTCGTCCTGTGGCGGAAGATGCAGGCAATCTGTTGGTGTCACGCCAGTTCAAATCCGCTGAGACTTCAGAGGTTTCAACCAAGGAATGGGCTTACCGCTTCGACGGTGATCTGTTAACCGGGTCAACCATTACCGGAACCCGTGCGGGGCAAGTATTGGAAAATAAGACATCCTCTCAAGAGCTGGACAGACACGGAAATATTATTGTTGCCCGTCAGGGAAATACTGAAACACGCATTAAATATGATGATGCTTTTAAAACATTTCCGGTTTCCGTGGAAATGCAGGAAGGGAAAACATTAACATCGGCGTTCTTGGAATATGATGCAGGGACGGGACGGGTTATCAAAGAGGTCTTGCCCAATGGGTCTAGAACTCAGCTGATCCTGGATGCGGCGGGCCTTGAGGTCGGGCAGCGCGTTGACATCGCGGACCCGCGAAAAGCATCGTCTTCAAAGGTGTCAATTGTAAAGGAAGTCACGAAAGAGACCCTGGCAAACGGTTATTTGCGTGTTCTGAATAATGTCAAAATGTTCTCTGAGGATGATCAACTCCTGCTTACCAAACGGGCTGAAAAAGTAACAGACAGTTTGGGACGTGTTGTGAAAATATCGGGTCAGGAGATCGGGCCGGACGGGACACAGCGCTCCGAAAGCTACCTTGAGAATGCCTATTCTCCGCAAGGGCAGGTCACCAGAGTAATGGATGAAGCCGGTCGCTTTCAGGAGATAACGTATAATCGGGAAGGGAAAATTATACGTGAGGTTAAGGAAGGGTATGGCGATACGTCTTTTGACTATAACAAACAGGGCCTTGTTTCCGAGATAAGCCGGGCGGATGAAACTCTCTTTTTGGAGTATGACGACCAGAACAGACTTAAACGCAAAACCCTACCCAATCGGAAATTCTATGAATTTACCTATTCAAACCAACACCCGCAGAAAATTGGAAAGGCCATTTTACCTGAGGGGCATGAAGTTGAGTTCTTATACTCGACCAAAGGCCTTGTAACGGAAAAAACCGTACGCTTTCCTGTTTCTGATGAAGAGTTTCTGAGCTTTACACTGCTTTATGACTATCAGAATGATCAGTTGAAGACAGTAACCTATCCCGATGGTTCTAAAATTAGTTACACCTATGAGGGAAGCCGTCTTGCCCGGATCAACTGGTTGGAGCAGGCGCCGGATGGATGGGGACGCCTGGATAAACCGATCATTGAATATCGTCCTGAAATTTCTGAAGACGGGACAAAGAAGCTAAGCCGTTTTCTTGGCAATGAGGTTGTCGAAACTTATCAGTGGGGGAACGACGGTAAAATAACGGAAATTGTTACATACCGCGGTGAACAGGACCCGGAACAGGTTTTTTCGCGGCTCGCGTATGATTTCAAGCCCGGCACGGATTTGGTATCCGAAGAAAATCGTTACTTGAAAGAACGCAAGACCGTTCGTCATGCCAAACGGGACTATACCTATACAGAAGATCAACGTCTAAAGACCTATAAGGACACAATCGATGGGCGCGTCGTTGCACGTCAATCGTTCGACCGGTTTAACCATCGCACCGAAATCCGTCAGCGGGACCCTGAAAGCGTCAATGTGTCTGGGCAGGAAACCGGCATAAATTATGACAAATTTGGCAATATCAATCAACTTACGCGACGCGGTGAAGTCAGAGAATTTCTATTCGATATTGAAAATAATCTTCTGAAAAGCAACCTTCGTTCTGGCGGTGTATCAGCGGTGACTGAGTTCGTTTATGATCATACAGGACAGCGGTTAGAAAAACGGGCTGAAGAAGGATCCACTACCTTTTACGTTGATCCTTTTTATGAGGTATCGCTCTTAGACGAGGGTCGTATGCAGGCGACCCGGTATGTTTGGGACTATATGGGTCGTGTTGCGGCCTTTACCAAAATACTGGAAGAGGATGATTTTGCTGGTTTTGCGCCTGCTTCTGGAAATGAAACACATGGGACTTTTCAGCATCAGTTGAGCACCCTTATTGATAAAGCGATTGCAGCAGGAAGCAGCCATTTGAACACTGGATTGATGATGTTGCTCGGCATTTTTTCAATTGCGATATTTTCTCTGGCAGTTTTCGAAAGAGTTACCGATCGGTCGAACAGGGTCGTCTTCCCTATGTCTTCATCCCGTAGAAACCCGGCTATGACGATTGTGTCTTCTTTCGTAATGGCGTCCTTTCTCATGGCAATTTTAACGCCAGCGGCCCACGCGGCGTTGGAAGGGGGGGACGGAACTCCTAAAGCAGCTCATTCGGTTTATTTTCACTATGATATTCGCGGCAGTGTGATTTCTGTGTCTGACGAAGCAGGTCATCAGACTGCGTCGGTCTTTTATCATCCATACGGAATGATCCAGGATAACGGCCTGACTGGCGGTAATAATAATTTCCGGTTCAAGTTTGCGGGGCTCGAATATGACACGGAAACCCAGCTGATAAATGGGGGCGCCCGTTTGCTTGACCCGACGATCGGTAAATATTTGAGCATTGATCCTGCCCGCGCGACTAAAGACGCCTATGCGTACACCAGTGGCGACCCGGTCAATTTTGTTGACCGTGATGGTCGGATGGAAAGTCCAACATATGCCATGGATATTGAGGCAGGACGATCTGCACTCCCATCCCGGCCTGATCCAATTCTTCAGGGCGTAGAGCTTGAAGTAAAATCCAACGCGTCCGATGGATCCCTTGAAGAACAGGCTATGGCGGATCCGCAGATTGTTCGCTTGAGAGAAGTGTCCCTTAGTGATGACGGAGGTGACGTTTTGCCGGCACCTGAAAATTGGGTGCGTTATCCAAGTTTCTGGAGTTGGACCTTTGGCATCCTGCCGGGCGCACAGGCACCGGAAGTGGGCCCTGCGCCCGTGGGTGACGAGCCGGACGCGCAGGATAAGGCTGCCTATGATCGAATTGCACAATCGGGTTACATGCAAGGGTGGACGCGAACGGGGGGCTATTTGCAAAGTTTGCTTGGGTCGGCCTTGCTCGCATGGTGGTTCCCGACGTCGTATACATTTTCCGATGGGAACGTGGTGACACCAGGCTTTTTCAAGGATCTGGGCTTATACGCGATGACTGTTACGGCCTTCTCGGCATATGGAAAGGGGTATACAGCGAACGAAGCGTACTATTGGAAAGGAATTGCTGAACGAGGTGCGACAAGCAAAGACTACTTATCAGCCTCCCTGCGTCGCATGTTCTGGAAAGTATCGGTTCAATTGGTTGCTTTCACGGCAATCACGTATCTGGCGCGCTGGGCCCGTGGGTTCCCAATGGTTTCGGACGGAATGAATGATTTTGGTGAAGAAATCGGTTGGAGACTGCTTCGCACCTTTGTGTTTAGTTTCCTCGGCTCTGCGGCTCTTCTGCCCTATTATCTTATGACGAAGGCACCAAACCCAACTTACGACCAGAATATGACGGAGGAGGATCTCGCCGCAATGCCGTGGTGGCGTCGGACGATCATCAAAGCCTCGATCGCCTATCGTAAATTTAATGCCAGAGGTGGGTTTTTTGCGAGGCATTTTGAGCCTGGTTCATGGAATGCACGTTTGCAGTCCCTATGGTATCCTGCCTATGTTATGCAGATGTATGCGTGGTATCTTGTTGGATCCGCAGGATATTATGGCGGCCTTGCGGCTATTTTTCCGGCACTTCCCAATCATGACTGGGCCGATTTTCGAACGGCTTGGTTGCGAAACCTGGCGCTGATAATATTGGCGCCTGCGGCCAGTCCATTGGCCTATATCAACGCCTGGAGCCGAAAATCGTTTACGATCATTAAGCAGCGTAGTTCCGCAAATCCAAGAACAAGTGGCTTCTGGTTCCGCGCTCTAGGACCGGTGCAGGGACTGCGGTTGGCAAAATTTGATGACAGAGCCTTTTTGCCAACGGATGAGTGGATGGCAATCCTGAGGCAGCATGAAGTGCAATGGGATGGACAGTATGGGCACTCAGATGCCGGTTCAGATGCGGAAGTGTCTTCGGATGGAGGCCAAGGTCCTGGCGTTGAACGGAGCGGTGAAAATTCGGAGTCTGAATCGGTCACACAGCCTGTTAGCGAAAGTCGGCACTCTTCAGAATGGTCGGATCGGGCGGAAGGGCCCGCGATAGAACGTCCTTCTGTCCCGGGGACCATTGACTAA